Genomic segment of Streptomyces sp. NBC_01210:
CCGGCGCAGACCTCGTCCGAGGTCCCGGCAGCGCGTACGGACCTGGTGGCGGTACGCCGCCGGGGCGCCGGTACGGATCTCGCGCCCAATGCCTGAGTCCGGTTACGGCCCCCGCGAGCTGCTGGCGCTGGACCGGGCCCATGTCTGGCATCCGTACGGCCCCATGCCGGGCCGTACGGACCCGTTGATCGTGGAGTCCGCGTCCGGCGTACGGCTGCGGCTGGCCGAACCGGTGCACGGGCAGCGCGAGTTGATCGACGGCATGTCGTCCTGGTGGTCGGCGATCCACGGCTACAACCACCCGGTCCTCAACGAGGCGGCGCACGGCCAGCTGGAGCGGATGAGTCATGTGATGTTCGGCGGGCTCACCCATGAGCCCGCCGTGCGGCTGGCCACCCGGCTGGTCGAGATCACGCCCGAGCCGCTGCGGCATGTCTTCCTCTGCGACTCCGGCTCCGTGTCGGTCGAGGTCGCGGTCAAGATGTGCCTGCAGTACTGGCGCTCGGTGGGCCGTCCGGCCAAGCAGCGGCTGCTGACCTGGCGCGGCGGCTATCACGGGGACACCTGGCAGCCGATGTCCGTGTGCGACCCCGAGGGTGGGATGCACGGGCTGTGGTCGGGGGTGCTGCCGCGCCAGATCTTCGCGGAGGCGCCGCCGGCGGAGTTCGAGGAGTCGTACGCGGCGGGCCTTCGGGAGCTTGTCGCGCGGCACGCGGACGAACTCGCCGCGGTGATCGTGGAGCCGGTGGTGCAGGGCGCCGGCGGGATGCGGTTCCACTCCTCCGAGTATCTGAGGGTGCTGCGGAAGGCCTGCGACGAGCACGGAGTGCTGCTGATCTTCGACGAGATCGCGACCGGGTTCGGACGTACGGGTGCGCTCTTCGCGGCGGAGCACGCCGGTGTCTCGCCGGATGTGATGTGCCTGGGCAAGTCGCTGACCGGCGGCTACCTCACGATGGCGGCCACGCTGTGCTCCTCACGGGTGGCCGAGGGCATCTCGCGCGGCGAGGTCCCGGTCCTGGCGCACGGCCCGACGTTCATGGGGAACCCGCTGGCTTCGGCGGTCGCGTGCGCGTCGATCGACCTGCTGCTCGGCCAGGACTGGCAGCAGGAGGTCAAACGGCTTGAGGCGGGCCTGCGGGACGGGCTGGCCGGGGTCGAGGCGCTGCCGGGCGTGAAGGAAGTGCGTGTGCTGGGCGCGATCGGTGTCGTTCAGCTGGACCACGAGGTGGACATGGAGGCGGCGACGGAGGCGGCAGTACGCGAGGGCGTGTGGCTGCGGCCCTTCCGGGACCTGGTCTATGTGATGCCGCCGTATGTGACGGGGGACGAGGACTTGGCCCGGGTCTGCCGGGCCGTGACCGCGGCGGCGTCCGCGGGCTGACCAGAGCCGGGGCTCAGCCCCGGACCCCGGGAAAGGGTTGCGAGGGCCGGCGCCCCGCAACCTCTGCGGCGCCGGCCGCGGCAGCCCCGGGCTCGCGGCGCGGGGCCCGAGCCGCAGGGCGTGCAGGTGAACAGAGAGACAGAGGCGTAGCAATGGCAGTCATCGTCGTTACCGGGACCGGGACCGAGATCGGTAAAACCGTCGTCACCGCCGCCGTTGCCGCGGTCGCGCGGGGGCGAGGCGCGTCCGTGGCCGTGGTGAAACCCGCGCAGACCGGGGTGGCTCCCGGCGAGGCGGGCGACGTGGACGAGGTGGTGCGGCTCGCCGGGCGTGTCAGCGGGGTTGAGATCGCGCGTTATCCCGAGCCTCTCGCTCCCGCGACCGCCGCGCTGCGCGCCGGGATGGACGCCGTCCGGCCGCGGGACATCGTCCAGGTCGTGGAGAAGCTGACCACGGAGCACGACCTGGTCCTGCTCGAAGGGGCCGGCGGCCTGCTCGTGCGGCTCGACGAGGAGGGGGCGACGCTCGCCGATGTCGCGGGGCTGCTCCGCGCGCCGCTGCTGGTCGTCGTACCCGCCGGGCTGGGGACGCTCAATACCACCACACTGACCGGGGAGGCCCTGCGCGCACGGGAGTTGGAGCAGCTCGGGGTGGTCGTCGGCAGCTGGCCCGCCGAGCCGGATCTGGCCGCGCGATGCAATCTCGCGGAGCTGCCCGAGGCGGCCGGGGCGCCGCTCCTCGGGGCCGTGCCGCAAGGGGCCGCAGCGCTGGCTCCGGCCGAGTTCCGGGCGCGGGCCGCCAGTTGGCTCGCGCCCACCCTCGGCGGCGACTGGAACGCCGACGCGTTCAGCGCCGCCGTACGCTGACCCCATGCGCGCACGGATCGACGAGATCGTCTTCGACTGCCACGACCCCGCACGGCTTGTCCGCTTCTGGGCGGAGCTCCTGGGCGGGGAACCGGTGGACCGCAGCGCCGACTGGTCGTACATCGAACCGCCCGGTTTCGTACGGGTCGCCTTCCAGCGCGTACCCGAGGGCAAGTCCGTCAAGAACCGGCTTCACCTGGATCTCGACGCGGGCGACGTCGACGCCGCGGCCGTCGAGGCGGTACGGCTCGGCGCCGTACGGGTGGGGGCGGTCGTGACCGACGACCAGGGACGGTTCCAGGTTCTGCGGGACCCGGAGGGAAACGAGTTCTGTTTCGTCGGCGGCTCGAGCGGCTGACTGGCGCCGTACAGGGGGAGAATGGCGGTGTGACCGGCTCGTCCGTCCCAAGGAGGCCCGCGATGCCTGTGCGCAGCACCAAAGTGCCCCGGGACGCCGTCCACCATCCCGTCTTCTCGCGCGTCTACGCCAAATTCAGTGGGCCGGCGGACGTCAGAGCGGGAATCGCGACCTACCGCCATGAGCTGCTGTCCGGTCTCTCGGGCCGGGTGATCGAGATCGGCGCGGGCAACGGTCTGAACTTCGCGCACTATCCGTCGGCGGTCTCCGAGGTGGTGGCGATCGAACCCGAGCGCACCCTGCGGAAGTTGGCGGTGGACGCCGCGCAGCGCTCCGATGTCCCGGTGGACGTGGTGCCGGGCGCGGCCGAGGCGCTGCCGGTCAAGAGCGAGGCGTTCGACGCGGCCGTGGTGTCCCTGGTGCTGTGCTCCGTACGGGATGTGCGGCGGGCGCTCTCCGAGATCAGACGAGTCCTGCGGCCCGGTGGTGAACTGCGGTTCTTCGAGCACGGGCTGGCCGATGGCCGGACCATGGCGAAGACCCAGCGCGTCCTGGACCGTACGGTCTGGCCGCTGCTCTTCGGCGGCTGTCACACCGCGCGGGACACCGTCGCCGAGATCGAGGCCGCCGGCTTCGATCTCGGGATGTACCGCAGGCTGCGGGTGCCGGAGAAGGGGCCGAGGACGCCCGCGTCCTCCTGCGTCCTCGGCGTGGCACGGCGGCCCGTCGGTGATTGAGCCAGGCCTGATCAGGCGCTCACCCGCGCCACTGCCGCAGCTCGTCGGCGATGGCCCTGACGTCCGCCTTGCCCTGCTTGACCAGCCGTGCCAGGTCCCGCACCTGCTCCGGCGAGGTGACCACCCTCAGCCCGCTGGCGACGAGATAGCCGTAGGCGACGGCCGAGGCGAACATGGCGTTGGAGTGCTCGAGCGCGGGCACATGGAGCAGCAGCTGGAGCAGCGCGGCGGCCCTGGCATGCGGGTCGCTGTAGACGGCGATGCCGAATATCTCCGCCTCATGACGGCTGACGGCGGCGACGAGCGCGCCCCAGTCGGTGACCTGCGGATCGCCGGGGGTCTTGTGCTCGGCGACCATGAGCAGCCAGGCGAGGTCGATCGAGAGGTTCAACGCTTGCCTGCGCGGCCGGTGCCTGTGTCCTTGTCCTTGCCCGCGCCTTTACCCGCGCCGTCACTCGCGCCGTCACTCGCGCCGAACTCGCCGAACTCCTCCGCGAACACGGACTCGTACTGCTTCATGAAGTCGGACGCCGCCTCGACAAAAGTACGTCCCACCTCACCCGCGTCCTGCTTGACGAGTTCCTCGATGTAGCGGTTCACGCTCATCCCGCGCTGAAGGGCCCGCTGGCGCGCTGCCTCGGCGGTGGTCTCGTCCACGCGTACATTCAACTGAGTCTTCGCCACACCATCACGCTAGCGCCAGAACGCTAGCACCGGCAAGGGGTCCGTCAAGTGCCCCTTACATCGACCCCGAGGACCGAACCTCCGGGGGATACCGACACCCGCACACCCCCTCTACGCTCGCCTCCTGTACGGGAGTTGGAGCGGCCACGACCCGGGAGGCAGCCTTGTCCACACCTGCCACTGCACCCACCCACGACCACGCCGCGGATGTGCCGCTCGCCGCCCGGGCGCGGGCCCTGACCAAGGCGTACGGCACGGGCGAGACGACCGTGCGCGCCCTGGACGCGGTCAATGTCGACATCGCGCGCGGCCGGTTCACCGCGGTCATGGGCCCGTCAGGTTCGGGGAAGTCCACGCTGATGCACTGCCTCGCCGGCCTCGACACCGTCTCCGCCGGCCAGGTCTGGCTGGGCGACACGGAGATCACCGGCCTGAAGGAGCGTGAGCTCACCCGGCTGCGCAGGGACCGGATCGGCTTTATGTTCCAGGCGTTCAATCTGCTGCCCACACTCACCGCCGCTGAGAACATCACGCTCCCCATGGACATCGCCGGGCGTAAACCCGACCGACAGTGGGTGGATCAGGTCATCGACACGCTCGGGCTGCGGGACCGGCTCAAACACCGGCCGGCCGAGCTCTCCGGCGGGCAGCAGCAGCGGGTCGCCTGTGCCCGTGCGCTTGCCTCCCGCCCCGAGCTGATCTTCGCCGACGAACCGACCGGCAATCTCGACTCGCGCGCGGGCGCGGAGGTACTCGCCTTCCTGCGCGAGGCCGTCGACCGGCTGGAGCAGACGGTGGTGATGGTGACGCACGACCCCGGCGCGGCCGCCCATTCGGACGTGGTGCTGTTCCTCGCGGACGGACGGATCGTGGATGTCATGCCGGACCCGACCGCCGAGGCCGTGCTGGAGCGCATGCGCCTCTTCTCCGGGGCATCGCCCCAGACCCCGGGCTCCGACGCCCTGCGCAGGAGCTGAGGCCACGATGCTGAAGGCGACGCTGCGGAGTTTCTTCGCGCACAAGGGACGGCTGCTGCTGTCGGCGCTGGCGGTGCTTCTGTCGGTGGCCTTCGTCAGCGGCAGTCTGATCTTCTCGGACACCGTCTCCCGTACCTTCGACCGGCTCTTCGCGTCCACATCGGCGGATGTGACCGTCGCGGCGAAGGAGGGCATCGACGAGCGTCTGCCGACCGGAGTGGTACAGACGGTCCCGGCCGGTCTCGCGGACCGTATCGGCTCGGTCGACGGGGTCAAGGCCACCCACATCGACGCGGCCGTGGAGAACATCACCGTCGTCGACTCCACGAACAAGGCGGTCGGGCCGACGACCGGCGCACCCACCATCGCCACCAACTGGTATGTCACCGAACGCAGTCCGGTGAAGCTGACCAGCGGGCGCGAACCGAAGAGGCCTGGCGAGGCGCTGCTCGACAAGGACACCGCCGACAAGAAGAACGTGCGCATCGGGGACACACTCACCGTGCTCGCACAGCCCGGCTCGTTCAAGGTCGAGATCGTCGGCATCGCGACCTTCACCACCACCAACCCCGGTGCCGCGCTGGTCTTCCTGGACACTCCGACGGCCCAGACCAAGTTGCTGGGCCGGCCCGGCGTGGCCTCCTCGATCTCGGTGGACGCCGAGGAGGGGGTGAGCGATGCGACGCTCAAGCAGCGGATCGCCGCCGAGCTGGGTGATGCGTACGAGCTCAAGACCGCCGACGAGCAGGCCGAGTCGGCCGCCGCCCAACTCGGCGGATTCCTCGATGTCATCAAGTGGGTGATGCTCGGCTTCGCCGGTGTCGCGGTCCTCGTCGGCATCTTCCTGATCGTCAACACCTTCTCCATGCTGATCGCGCAGCGCACCCGTGAGCTGGGTCTGCTGCGGGCACTCGGCGCCGACCGCCGCCAGGTGCGCAGGTCGGTCCTCACCGAGGCGCTGCTGCTCGGCCTGGTCGGCTCGACGCTCGGGCTGACCGCCGGGATCGGACTCGCGGCCGGGCTGATCGGGCTGATGGGCCTGCTCGGGATGAACCTGAGCGCCGCCGAGATGGTGGTCGGCGTGGGGACGCCGGCGTCCGCGTACGCGGTCGGCGTGGGTGTCACCTTCGTGGCCGCGTATCTGCCGGCCCGGCGAGCGGCCCGGGTCTCCCCGATGGCCGCGCTCGCGGATTCCGAAGTCGCCGGTGTGGGGCGGCCGTTGAGGGTCCGTGCGATCGTGGGGACGGTGGTCGCCGCGGCGGGCGCGGCCGCGCTCGCCGGATGCGCGGTGAGCGAGAAGACCGCCACCGCGTCCTCGCTGCTGGGTCTCGGCGTGGTGCTGACCCTGATCGCCACGGTGGTGGCGGGGCCGCTGCTGGTACGGCCGGTGATCCGGGTGCTGGGCGGGGCGTTCCCCAAGATCTTCGGATCGGTCGGCCGGATGAGCCAGCGCAACGCGCTGCGCAATCCGCGGCGCACCGGCGCCACCGCCGCCGCGCTGATGGTGGGCCTGGCGCTGGTGGGCGGGCTCTCGATCGCCAGCGCCTCGATGACCAAGTCCTTCGACGACCAGATCGACAAGACACTGGGTGCCGACTTCGTCGTACAGAACAGCAACTTCATGCCGTTTCCGCAGGAGATCACGGAAAAGGTGCAGGGCGTCGAGAGCGCGGGCACAGTCGTTCGGCAGCGTTTCGCGCCGGTCGCGCTGAACCTTCCGGACGGGAAGCGGGTGGAGTCGACGGCTTCGGGCTACGACCCGCAGCTGGACGAGGCTGCCAGGATCACCTACGCGAGCGGGGACACGGCGGCGGCGCTGGCACCGGACAGCGTCGCCATGGACCGGAAGTACGCGGCGGACCACACGGTGCGGATCGGCTCCGTACTGCCGGCCGAGTTCCCCGGCGGGCAGAAGGCCCGGCTGACGGTCGGGGCGCTCACCGACATGGACCAGAGCGGCGGCCCCGGGATGGAGGGCGGCCTGTTCATGGGCCTCTCCACCGTGGAGAAGTATCTGCCGGGCGGGCAGGACGCCGCGCTGTACGTCAACGCCGCGAGCGGCAGCGATGTGAAGGAGCTCCGCAAGGGCCTGGAAACGGCGCTCGACCGCTATCCGCAGGTGCAGGTCAGGGATCAGGCCGACTACAAGGAACTGATCCGGCAGCAGATCGCCGTGATGCTCTATCTGGTGTACGCGCTGCTGGGTCTGGCGATCGTCATCGCGGTGCTGGGTGTGGTCAACACCCTTGCTCTGTCGGTGGTGGAGCGGACCCGCGAGATCGGACTGCTGCGCGCCATCGGGCTCTCCCGGGTCCAGCTGCGACGCATGATCCGGCTGGAGTCCGTCGTGATCGCGGTCTTCGGAGCACTGCTCGGGCTGGCGCTGGGCATGGTGTGGGGCGTGGCGGTGCAGCAAGTGCTGGCACTGGAAGGGCTGAAGGCGTTCGCCGTGCCGTGGGGCACGATCGTCGCGGTCGTGATCGGCTCGGTGGTGGTCGGGCTCGCGGCAGCGGTACTGCCGGCTCTGCGCGCCTCGCGGATGAATGTGCTGGCCGCCATCGCGCACGAATAGGCAGCTGCGGGAGGGTGACCCGCGGCATCTGACCGGCGGCATCGCGCGGGGTGTCCCGAACGCTGAAAGTCGGTGACAGGCCCACCCCGGCCGTGCTTGGCTCCGGATCATGACCGACCTGTATATACGCACCGCGGCGGCGGACGAGGCGGAGACCATCCTCGCCTTCTGGAAGGAAGCGGCGGAGGGCACGAGCATCACGGACGACGTGGACGGGGTCACCAGGCTCATCGAGCGTGACCCGGAGGCGCTGATCCTCGCCGAGTCCGACGGCGTGGTGGTCGGCTCGGTGATCGCCGGGTACGACGGCTGGCGCTGTTCGCTGTACCGGCTGGCCGTACTGCCCTCCCACCGCCGCCGGGGGATCTCGACGGCACTGCTCGAAGCAGCCGAGAAGCGATTTCTGGCCGTGGGCGGCAGGCGCGGCGACGCCATGGTGCTGGAGGCGAACGAGCGGGCCCAAGGGGCGTGGGCCGCGGCCGGCTACCACCGCGAGGACCACTGGCGCCGCTGGGTGAAGCCGTTCGCGTAGGCGGCCGCCGCCATACCGACCCACTTTGCCGGTCCTTTACCATGGGTGAACCATTCACCCCCGTACGAAAGGTGTGAGCGTCCGTCCATGGGCGAGCCTCCCAGTAGCCGACATCGCGCATTCCTCCTGCCCCTGCCCGATCATGGGACGGAGGTGAACCGATGACCGAAGTGCTCTTGCTCCTCGTGGCGGTACTGCTCTCGGTCGCCTGCGGAGCCTTCGTCGCGGCGGAGTTCTCCCTCACCACGGTCGAACGCGGCGACCTCGAACGGGCCGCCGAGCGCGGCGAGCGCGGGGCGGCGAGCGCGCTCAAGGCCGTACGCAGCCTCACCTTCCAGCTCTCCGGGGCCCAGCTCGGCATCACCGTGACCAACCTGGTCGTCGGCATGCTCTCCGAGCCGTCGATCGCCAAGCTGATCCGCGGACCGCTGGAGGCACTCGGCGTCTCCCCCTCCGTGGCCTCGTCGGCGGCCCTGGTCATCGGTACCGCGCTGTCCACCGTCGTACTGATGGTCGTCGGCGAGCTGGTCCCGAAGAACTGGGCCATCTCGTCGCCGCTCGCCGTCGCGAAAGTGGTGGCCCCTCCACAGCGAGTCTTCACCGCCGCCTTCAAGCCCTTCATCAGCCATCTCAACAACACCGCCAACCGCATCCTGCGCCGGCTCGGCATGGAGCCGACCGAAGAGCTGGCCTCCGCCCGCAGCCCGCAGGAACTGGTCGCCCTGGCCCGCCACTCCGCGAAGGAGGGCGCGCTGGAGGCGGACACCGCGGAGCTGTTCGTACGCACCCTCAAGCTGGCCGAGCTGACCGCCGAGAACGTGATGACCCCCAGGGTCCAGGTCACGGCCCTCGAAGTGCAGGCCACCGCCGAGGACGTCGCCAACGCCACGCGCGCGACCGGGCTGTCCCGCTTCCCGGTCTACCGGGGCAACCTGGACAGCGTCGTCGGCATAGCGCACATCAAGGACGTCCTTGCGGTGCCGGCCGAACGCCGTCCGCGTCACCCGGTCTCCAAGCTGATGCGCGAGCCGCTGCTGGTGCCCGAGACGCTGACGGTGGACCGGCTGCTGGACCGGCTTTCCGGCAAGAACACGATGGCCGTCGTCATCGACGAGTACGGCGGTACGGCCGGTGTCGTGACGCTGGAGGACATCGTGGAGGAGGTCGTCGGCGAGGTGCGCGACGAACACGATCCGCACGAGACTCCGGACCTGGTTCCGGCGGGCGAGGACGCTGACGGACGCTCCCTCTGGTCGGCGGACGGAGCGGCCCGGACCGACCAGCTGGAGCGGATCGGACTCCGGGTGCCGGAAGGACCGTACGAGACGCTCGCCGGTCTGATCGCCACCGAGCTGGGGCGCATCCCCGCCGAGGGCGACCGCATCGATCTGGAGGGCTGGCGGCTCGACGTCGTCGACGCCTCCGGGCGGCGGGCAGCACGCGTGCTGCTGCACGCGCCGCTCCCGTCGGCCGACGAGCCCGAGGAGGCCGGACGATGACCGCGATCCAGCTCCTCATCGGCCTGCTGACCCTGGTGGTCAACGCCTTCTTCGTCGGCGCCGAGTTCGCCCTGATCTCGGTGCGCCGCAGCCAGATCGAGCCGGCGGCGGAGACCGGGGACCGGCGGGCGCGCAGCGTCATCTGGGGCCTGGAGCATGTCTCGGCGCTGCTGGCGGCGGCCCAGCTCGGCATCACGCTCTGCACCCTGGTGCTCGGCATCGTCGCCGAGCCCGCCATCGCGAATCTGCTGGAGCCGGTGTTCAACGCGGTGGGTGTGCCGCACGGCCTGGTCCACCCCATCTCGTTCGTGATCGCGCTGACCGTGGCGACGTATCTGCACATGCTCCTGGGCGAGATGGTGCCGAAGAACATCGCACTGGCGGAGCCCACGCGGTCCGCGCTGCTGCTCGGCCCGCCGCTGGTCACGCTGGCCCGGACACTGCGCCCGGTGATCTTCACCATCAACGCCTTCGCCAACGGTCTGCTGAAGCTGCTGCGGGTCGAGGCGAAGGGCGAGGTGGCCGCCACCTACTCGGACGCCGAGCTGGCACGGCTGGTGCGCGACGCCGGCGATGCCGGGCTGCTCGACGACCGCTCGGCCGAACGGCTGCGCGATGCGCTGGAGCTGGGGCGCAGGCCGGTGCGGGACGTCGTGGTACCGGTGGAGCGGGTGGTGTACGCCCGGGTCGGGACCACGCCCGAGCAGCTGGAGCGGCTGGCGACGGAGTCCGGGTTCTCCCGTTTCCCTGTGGTGGACTCGAACAACCGGATCCTCGGCTATCTCCATGTGAAGGACGCGCTGGACGCGACTCCGCGCGACCAGCCGTTTCCGGTCACGGCGATGCGTCCGATCGCGCGGGTGCGGGCGACGACGCCGCTCGACGATGTGCTGACCGCGATGCGGCGCAGCCGTACCCACCTGGCGGCCGTCGTGGACGACAACGGCACACCCGTGGGGCTGGTGACGATGGAGGACGTACTGCGCGAGCTGGTCGGCCGGCCTCGCTAGCGCGCCTCTGTGGCCTTGACGGCCCGCTCCGTGGTCTCGGTGAGACCCGGGCCGGGTCGTCCTGCTGTGGCGGCGCCGATGGCGGTGAGGACAGCGAGGAGGGTGGCCAGGCCCGCGGTGGCGAGGGCGGCGAGCCAGTCGACGTCGAAGAGGTTCGTCGCACCGGCCGTCAGAACGGCGACAAGGGACTGGGCGAAGGTGCGGACGGCGCGTTCCGCCGTGGCCTTCCAGAAGTCTGCAGTGAACATGCTCTGGACATACTGCGGAACGCACCGTACCGACAGCCCTCGCGTCAGATCTAGAGCGCGGTCGCGCCCAGCCAGGCGTCCAGAACCGCTCGATCGCCCAGGACACCGAAGCGCTCGTCGTCCGCGCGGAGGCGCCCGTACACGAGCAGCAGAAGATCGCCCGCCGCCGCCTCGACGCCGACGGCGGCCTCCGCCGCGTTCTTCGTCCAGCCGAAACCGGCCTGCCCGAAGGTGATCGTCCAGCTGGCGCCGGCGTCCGTGGCCGACAGCCGGACCGAGCCGTCCGCCAGGACACCGACGGGCCCGGCGAGCCAGGAGAAGTACGGCAGATTCTCCAGGAACTCTTCTATGCCGTCGGCCGCCGTGCCCGCCGGGATGCGGGGTTCGAGACCCAGGGCCAGTTCGGCGTCGGCGAGATGGACGACAGCCTCGAAGTGCAGTCGGCGCGGGAAGAAGCGCACACGCTGGTCGGCGCCGTGGGACCACATCGGCGTCTCGGGATCGACGGTACGCAGGGTGCGCAGCGTGGCCTCGGCGCTGCGGGCCAGCCACTGCGGGTACGCCTTCGGGTCGTCGGGAAGCTCGAGTGGCACATCCCGCGACCAGACGCGCTCGGCGGCCCGGGTCCGTACGAGATGTTCCATCCAGCGGTGCGTGGTGCCGTGGTGCCTGACGAGGTCGGCGAAGGTCCAGCCGGGACAGCTGGGCACGAGCGTGGCGGGGTCCACGTCCCGTACGGTCTCGACGAACCGGCGCGCCAGCTGTTCCACGGCGTCGCAGTACAGCTCGTGCTGATCGTCGTCGAGGCCGAATCCCTCGGGTATCCGCAGCAGATCCTCCCGCCAGACCCCGTCGGGCTGCCGCGCTGCCGCGCGGCGCAGGAGTGCGGAGAGGGCACGGCGGTCGGCGGGCGACAGCCGGTCGAGCAGATACCCGGTCGTCTCCAGCCATTTCACCGCGATGTCCGGGTCGAGCACATCCTCGTCGCAGGTGTCGATCGTGGTCACAACGTCGGCCAGCGCCTCGGCCAGCGCGTTCAGCAGCGCGTCACTCACGGGGCTCCCTCCTGGTACGGAACCGGGGGACCTTACCGCGCGGTAGGATCACTCCGCCATGGAGATGAATGCCAACTACACCAGTTTTGTCGCGGTAGGCGATTCCTTTACCGAGGGCATGTCCGACCTGTTGCCCGACGGCTCGTACCGTGGCTGGGCGGATCTCCTCGCGGGCCGGCTTGCGGCACGCGGCCCGGGTTTCCGCTACGCGAATCTCGCCGTGCGCGGAAAGCTCATCGGGCAGATCGTCGACGAGCAGGTCGACGTGGCGGCCGCGATGCAGGCGGACGTGGTCACGCTGGTCGGCGGGCTCAATGACACGCTGCGGCCCAAGTACGACATGGGACAGGTGCACGGGCTCCTGGAGGAGGCTGTGGACAAGCTCGCACCCTCCTGCAAGCAGCTGGTGCTGATGCGCAGCCCCGGCCGCAACGGGCCGGTGATGGAACGGTTCCGCCCCCGCATGGAGGAGCTGTTCGCGTACGTCGACGAGCTGGCCGCCCGGCACGGTGCGCTGGTGGTGGATCTGTACGGGTCCGACGTGCTCGGCGATCAGCGGCTGTGGGACGTGGACCGGCTGCACCTGACGGCCGAGGGGCACCGGCGGGTCGCCGAGGCCGTCTGGCAGAAGCTGGGCCTGGAGGCGGAGGACGACTGGCAGGCTCTGCTGCCGCCCGTGGTGCGGACCGGCTGGGCCTCGCGGCGGGTCGGCGATCTTCGGTTCGCGCGCCAGTACTTGGGGCCGTGGATCGGGCGACGGCTGACAGGGCGCTCCTCGGGTGACGGCCGGCCCGCGAAGCGGCCCGAGCTGCTGCCGTACGAGCCGCCGCTCTCGTAGCAACCTACAACCGGGGCCGCGGCGCTGGCCTGCAGAAACCGCCAGTAGAATCTGGTTACGTGACTGCTGTGTCTGCGAAGCCTCGCATCCCCAATGTCCTGGCCGGCCGCTACGCCTCTGCGGAGCTGGCCGTCCTGTGGTCCCCCGAGCAGAAGGTGAAGCTGGAGCGTCAGCTCTGGCTCGCGGTGCTGCGCGCCCAGAAGGACCTCGGCATCGAGGTGCCCGAGGCCGCGCTCGCCGACTACGAGCGTGTGCTCGACCAGGTCGACCTGGCGTCGATCGCCGAGCGCGAGAAGGTCACCCGCCACGATGTGAAGGCGCGGATCGAGGAGTTCAACGCGCTCGCGGGCCATGAGCAGGTCCACAAGGGCATGACCTCCCGCGATCTGACCGAGAACGTCGAGCAGCTGCAGATCCGGCTCTCGCTGGAGCTGATGCGCGACCGCACCGTCGCGGTGCTGGCGCGCCTGGGCAAGCTTGCCGGTGAGTACGCCGAGCTGGTCATGGCCGGGCGCTCGCACAATGTCGCCGCGCAGGCCACGACGCTCGGAAAGCGCTTCGCGACCGCGGCCGACGAGCTGTTGGTGGCGTACGGACGGCTCGAGGACCTGCTCGGCCGCTACCCGCTGCGCGGCATCAAGGGCCCGGTCGGCACCGCGCAGGACATGCTCGACCTGCTGGGCGGGGACGCCGCGAAGCTCGCGGAGCTGGAGCAGCGCATCGCCGGGCATCTGGGCTTCGCGCACGCCTTCACCTCGGTCGGCCAGGTCTACCCCCGCTCGCTCGACTACGACGTCGTCTCCGCACTGGTGCAGCTGGCCGCCGCGCCGTCCTCCATCGCCAAGACGATCCGGCTGATGGCCGGGCACGAGCTGGTCACCGAGGGCTTCAAGCCCGGCCAGGTCGGCTCCTCCGCGATGCCGCACAAGATGAACACCCGCTCCT
This window contains:
- a CDS encoding ABC transporter permease, with product MLKATLRSFFAHKGRLLLSALAVLLSVAFVSGSLIFSDTVSRTFDRLFASTSADVTVAAKEGIDERLPTGVVQTVPAGLADRIGSVDGVKATHIDAAVENITVVDSTNKAVGPTTGAPTIATNWYVTERSPVKLTSGREPKRPGEALLDKDTADKKNVRIGDTLTVLAQPGSFKVEIVGIATFTTTNPGAALVFLDTPTAQTKLLGRPGVASSISVDAEEGVSDATLKQRIAAELGDAYELKTADEQAESAAAQLGGFLDVIKWVMLGFAGVAVLVGIFLIVNTFSMLIAQRTRELGLLRALGADRRQVRRSVLTEALLLGLVGSTLGLTAGIGLAAGLIGLMGLLGMNLSAAEMVVGVGTPASAYAVGVGVTFVAAYLPARRAARVSPMAALADSEVAGVGRPLRVRAIVGTVVAAAGAAALAGCAVSEKTATASSLLGLGVVLTLIATVVAGPLLVRPVIRVLGGAFPKIFGSVGRMSQRNALRNPRRTGATAAALMVGLALVGGLSIASASMTKSFDDQIDKTLGADFVVQNSNFMPFPQEITEKVQGVESAGTVVRQRFAPVALNLPDGKRVESTASGYDPQLDEAARITYASGDTAAALAPDSVAMDRKYAADHTVRIGSVLPAEFPGGQKARLTVGALTDMDQSGGPGMEGGLFMGLSTVEKYLPGGQDAALYVNAASGSDVKELRKGLETALDRYPQVQVRDQADYKELIRQQIAVMLYLVYALLGLAIVIAVLGVVNTLALSVVERTREIGLLRAIGLSRVQLRRMIRLESVVIAVFGALLGLALGMVWGVAVQQVLALEGLKAFAVPWGTIVAVVIGSVVVGLAAAVLPALRASRMNVLAAIAHE
- a CDS encoding GNAT family N-acetyltransferase → MTDLYIRTAAADEAETILAFWKEAAEGTSITDDVDGVTRLIERDPEALILAESDGVVVGSVIAGYDGWRCSLYRLAVLPSHRRRGISTALLEAAEKRFLAVGGRRGDAMVLEANERAQGAWAAAGYHREDHWRRWVKPFA
- a CDS encoding hemolysin family protein, whose amino-acid sequence is MTEVLLLLVAVLLSVACGAFVAAEFSLTTVERGDLERAAERGERGAASALKAVRSLTFQLSGAQLGITVTNLVVGMLSEPSIAKLIRGPLEALGVSPSVASSAALVIGTALSTVVLMVVGELVPKNWAISSPLAVAKVVAPPQRVFTAAFKPFISHLNNTANRILRRLGMEPTEELASARSPQELVALARHSAKEGALEADTAELFVRTLKLAELTAENVMTPRVQVTALEVQATAEDVANATRATGLSRFPVYRGNLDSVVGIAHIKDVLAVPAERRPRHPVSKLMREPLLVPETLTVDRLLDRLSGKNTMAVVIDEYGGTAGVVTLEDIVEEVVGEVRDEHDPHETPDLVPAGEDADGRSLWSADGAARTDQLERIGLRVPEGPYETLAGLIATELGRIPAEGDRIDLEGWRLDVVDASGRRAARVLLHAPLPSADEPEEAGR
- a CDS encoding hemolysin family protein, with the protein product MTAIQLLIGLLTLVVNAFFVGAEFALISVRRSQIEPAAETGDRRARSVIWGLEHVSALLAAAQLGITLCTLVLGIVAEPAIANLLEPVFNAVGVPHGLVHPISFVIALTVATYLHMLLGEMVPKNIALAEPTRSALLLGPPLVTLARTLRPVIFTINAFANGLLKLLRVEAKGEVAATYSDAELARLVRDAGDAGLLDDRSAERLRDALELGRRPVRDVVVPVERVVYARVGTTPEQLERLATESGFSRFPVVDSNNRILGYLHVKDALDATPRDQPFPVTAMRPIARVRATTPLDDVLTAMRRSRTHLAAVVDDNGTPVGLVTMEDVLRELVGRPR
- a CDS encoding holin, translating into MFTADFWKATAERAVRTFAQSLVAVLTAGATNLFDVDWLAALATAGLATLLAVLTAIGAATAGRPGPGLTETTERAVKATEAR